The Sebaldella sp. S0638 sequence AAAGCAGTCTTTTTAGCACTACTTCTTTTTACATTTTTTCCACTGCCGCATGTCCCAGTATTTTTATCATAGGCAAATTCTTTATATATATAATAAGTAGATCCTCCACCATAATTATTATATGTTGGGTATTGACCAACAGGCTGATAGCTGCCACCAGCACATTGTTCCAGCGGAATAGTGTTAGCGGAACAAATGAATGTTAGGGCAAACAACATTGTTATAAATAATAATAATTTTTTCATATATTCTCCTTTGAATAATTTTATATAACTAAATACTAAATAAATTATAGTTTATTTAGTAAATAAAATCAATAAAAACTGTTGAAGTATTAGAAATATTGAGAAATATAACATAAATTTGCGAATGAAGTGAGTAGTAAACTTTTTGAAAATTAGAAGTAAATAATTAAAAAAAAACGTGACTTTAGTTAGCAGGTTTTTCGTGTTTATTCATAATGGGGATTATCGGACACACTTTTTATATGAAGTTACATTAAAAAAATAACCATAAATATACATCTTTCATTTCATAAAATTTTCTTATTTTTAATTAAATACAAATGATTTTATAGTTTTTTCAATAAACATTTTTATTTTATGTTATAATAAAATGAAATTTATTTTAGAGAGGAGTTTCTTCATGAATTATAGAATTGATTTTGTAGGTAAAGATGTCATGAATAACCTAAGTTTAAAGGATTGGGAAATAACAAGTTTTTCTTTTGTACATGATTGCAATCATAATGGTCCGAATAGAGACCCTGAAACAACACTAAAAATAACAGGTAGTATATTTTCAGATTCAAATAGTATTCAAAATATGGTAAAAGATGGTATAAATAGCTTTTTAAATTTTAATTTTTCATCTTTAACATCACTGTCGAGTTTAGCAACATTTGCAGGTAATTTATATAATACTAATAGCTTAAATACAAAAAAATTATTTGATTGGAGTAAGAAATGGTGCGGAGACGACTATTTAAAAGATGTGAAAGTGACAGTAAAACTTAGTGAAACAAATATAAGAACATATAAGTTTGAGAAAATGGAATGTGACTATTATCAAGAATCTTTTGATGTGGGCGGAAATGGTTATTTTACCATGATACTAAAACAGAGTAGATTTAATACAGAAAAAAATAGTTTGGAGGTTAATTCTTTTGGATTATAAAAAAATAAGTTTCACAAAAATATTAGATATGATTATAAAACTTATAGTATATTTGGCTTATCAGGGAACACGATTCTTTTTAATTTTCTATTGTTTTTTTTGCTTTGTAGTGCCTGTAACAATAGATATTTTTGTATTAAGATACAGAGATGATAAAGCACTTCATGAGATAAAAATTATAATTTTTGTGATACTAATTTTATTTATAACAAAGCTTCCAAGATATAAGATAAAGTGATTTATTTTCTTTTTCTTCTGTATTTTAAATACAATGCAAAGTTTAATGCATTTAGTAAATATAAAGGAATACCAAAAACTAACCCAGCACCAGATAAAAAAGAATCTGCCCCAACATTATTGGAAATTCCTGAACAAGTATTTACAAGTTTTAAATGTTCTAATGCCCTGAAATTTAGTACATTGCAATAGCCTGAATTAAACAAATTTTTAGAATAAGCAATGAAAATTTCATAAATAAAGGGAACAGTGATAAAAGGAATAATTAAAAATGCTATTTTTTTAGTGTTGTTAATTATATCTTTTTTGTTTATTTCCATATTTTCTCCTTAAAATTAAATTGAAATGAGGTATCTTATATATGAGTATAGCATATACAGCACGTAGAGGGAATACCATAAATTTTACAGTTGCAAGTATCGTAATAAAAACAAGCAAATCAATAACAACATATCAGATTTTATATGAAATGGTCTACGACTCAAGAACGGATAATGGAAGAATTTCGGTGTTAATGGACTTTTATTCAACAGCACTATTTATATATACAGAACCAAATAAGGTGTTAAAATCCCTTTTCAAAAAATTAACTTCATTATTTAAATCAAGATTTAATAGAGATTTTTCTCCGGGTTGGAAAAAATTATATCATGAGACTTGTGGGCA is a genomic window containing:
- a CDS encoding DUF4189 domain-containing protein, which codes for MKKLLLFITMLFALTFICSANTIPLEQCAGGSYQPVGQYPTYNNYGGGSTYYIYKEFAYDKNTGTCGSGKNVKRSSAKKTALTNCGTTFSGEGFVITSSNGIVLSIKTRSLEYTKYKENIAKSLEKCRDKGGTNCKVIYDTKNFHYDATKDYPDRGW